One window of Bdellovibrio sp. GT3 genomic DNA carries:
- the eno gene encoding phosphopyruvate hydratase, translated as MSEIISVVAREILDSRGNPTVEVEIGTADGNIGRAAVPSGASTGAHEACELRDGDKNRYGGKGVFKAVDNIREKIAPEILGLQATEQVYLDKVLREIDGTENKTNLGANAILGVSLAAAKAAAADVNLPLYRYIGGSQACRLPVPLMNVLNGGAHANNGLDIQEFMIVPTVNNSYAESLRAGAEIFHALKKILGKKGLTTAVGDEGGFAPKLGSNQEALDLIMSAIVDAGYDPGQNVFLGLDVAATEMYKDGKYQFDGSLITPNELLKVYQGWAEKYPLITIEDGFSEDDWDSWVNVTAAMGNQMQLVGDDLFVTNPKRLRMGLEKKAANALLVKVNQIGTLTETFEAVSLAQRNKYKTVMSHRSGETEDTFIADLAVALGCQQIKTGSLCRSERIAKYNQLLRIEEDLGGMGVYWDKAAFR; from the coding sequence ATGTCTGAAATCATCAGTGTCGTAGCTCGTGAAATTCTTGATAGCCGTGGTAATCCAACGGTTGAAGTTGAAATCGGCACAGCAGATGGCAACATCGGTCGCGCCGCAGTTCCATCAGGTGCATCCACTGGTGCCCATGAAGCTTGTGAGCTTCGTGATGGCGACAAAAACCGTTACGGCGGTAAAGGCGTTTTCAAAGCCGTGGATAACATCCGTGAAAAAATCGCTCCAGAAATTCTGGGCCTTCAAGCGACTGAACAAGTTTACCTTGATAAAGTTCTTCGTGAAATCGACGGAACTGAAAACAAAACAAACCTGGGCGCGAATGCGATCCTGGGTGTTTCATTGGCTGCTGCGAAAGCCGCTGCTGCTGACGTGAATCTTCCATTGTACCGTTACATCGGTGGTTCCCAGGCTTGCCGCTTGCCGGTTCCTTTGATGAACGTATTGAACGGTGGCGCGCACGCGAACAACGGTCTTGATATTCAGGAGTTCATGATTGTTCCAACAGTGAACAATTCATACGCTGAATCACTTCGCGCTGGTGCAGAAATCTTCCACGCTCTTAAAAAGATCCTGGGCAAAAAAGGTTTGACGACGGCAGTTGGTGACGAAGGTGGCTTCGCTCCGAAGTTGGGCAGCAATCAAGAAGCTTTGGACTTGATCATGAGCGCGATCGTTGATGCTGGTTATGATCCAGGTCAAAACGTATTCTTGGGTTTGGATGTTGCTGCGACTGAAATGTACAAAGACGGCAAATACCAATTCGATGGCAGCTTGATCACTCCAAATGAACTTTTGAAAGTGTACCAAGGTTGGGCAGAGAAATATCCATTGATCACTATCGAAGACGGCTTCTCTGAAGACGACTGGGATTCATGGGTGAACGTCACTGCAGCTATGGGCAACCAAATGCAATTGGTAGGTGACGATTTGTTCGTAACTAATCCGAAACGTTTGCGTATGGGTCTTGAGAAAAAAGCTGCGAATGCATTGCTGGTGAAAGTAAACCAAATCGGTACTTTGACTGAAACATTCGAAGCTGTGAGCCTGGCTCAAAGAAACAAATACAAAACTGTGATGTCTCACCGCTCTGGTGAAACAGAAGACACGTTCATCGCAGATCTTGCGGTTGCGTTGGGTTGCCAACAAATCAAAACAGGCAGCTTGTGCCGTTCTGAGCGTATTGCTAAATACAACCAATTGCTAAGAATCGAAGAGGATCTTGGTGGTATGGGCGTATACTGGGATAAAGCCGCTTTCCGCTAA
- a CDS encoding septum formation initiator family protein, with amino-acid sequence MSYSRFAVGLRRLLNHPGRVAFICMIIFGVSIVLNGNLWRLWGLHRDFDRINVEINDSKKATVALTAQLKQAKDPAFIERQARDKLDLAGEHDLVFVFPEQ; translated from the coding sequence ATGTCTTATAGTCGTTTTGCCGTAGGTCTTCGCCGTTTACTAAATCATCCTGGAAGAGTCGCATTTATCTGCATGATTATCTTCGGGGTATCTATCGTTTTGAATGGCAATCTATGGCGCCTATGGGGTTTGCATCGTGATTTTGATCGAATTAATGTCGAAATTAATGATAGCAAAAAAGCCACAGTGGCACTTACAGCACAGCTTAAGCAGGCCAAAGATCCAGCTTTTATTGAGCGACAAGCCAGAGACAAATTAGACCTAGCTGGTGAGCACGATTTAGTTTTCGTTTTTCCTGAACAGTAG
- a CDS encoding XRE family transcriptional regulator gives MIENQNEWNRDSLRALRLRLGWSRSDMARRLKCALTDIETWEEGNGELLFNPQIKGELALINRQADEASDEVRFTPACENECDKNALSQVDFSRVKADLE, from the coding sequence ATGATCGAAAATCAAAATGAATGGAATAGAGACAGTCTTCGCGCGCTTCGCCTTCGTCTTGGCTGGAGTCGCTCGGACATGGCTCGCAGATTAAAGTGTGCTTTGACAGACATCGAAACGTGGGAAGAAGGCAACGGAGAGTTGTTGTTCAATCCACAAATCAAAGGCGAATTGGCCTTGATCAACCGTCAAGCTGACGAGGCTTCTGACGAAGTTCGCTTCACACCTGCCTGTGAGAACGAGTGCGACAAGAATGCACTTTCTCAAGTGGATTTCTCTCGCGTCAAAGCGGATCTAGAGTAA
- the polA gene encoding DNA polymerase I: MKKIYLIDVSSMFFRAFFAIRQLTSPKGMPVNAIYGFISMITKLMKEEKPEYMVFCYDRKEPSFRHEMYDDYKAHRTEMPEDLAVQIPYIKQLADIMGIPALEIPSYEADDIIGTLTKVGKKNGVEVVIVSGDKDFGQLIEDGVILYDTMKDHRYTSQGVFEKWGVRPDQFIDYLAIVGDTSDNIPGVKGVGEKGAIKLLEQFKHLEDIYENIDKVESKSVRQKLIDAKDMALLSKKLVTIATEIPVDHDIESYRLKPRKDEELRAYLREFNFKTFEKNLFGDSSAAPAPAAAAPMTSTEVGKAYYSAAAKPAAAPDALATPMLADHQTKEFTEKTLSTKELAGMFAEGQPLWGFHDARGVFIGTDNDIIAVSDSEFLGKLTDTFKVQWKGYDLKDLWHKIGAKNPSAEWDSMLAAYVLKAADSSDFSKIYEKHMGEALPEMASPSQLYNAQLHLAKTLDKKLHELHGEKVYRELELPLVKVLLSMENLGIRIDTDLLHNLSKELEGEIAVLEKQIHELAGENFNVGSPKQLGVILFEKLGLPAGKKTKTGYSTGEDVLEALDHPIAKLVLQWRELSKLKSTYVDALPVMVQEKDGRVHTSFNQALTTTGRLSSTSPNLQNIPIRTQRGQLVRKAFIANPRMKLLSVDYSQIELRILAHISEDPNLCKAFAEDLDIHAATAAEIFNIPLTEVNAEHRRTAKAVNFGIAYGQGAFGLAETLGISRTEGKDIIDRYFTRFKNVRDYIEGTVKIAHEKGYVETLFGRRRYIDELQSSNAMLKKFGERAAINAPIQGTASDLVKKAMIEVHKTVPVRMLLQVHDELIFEDFADNLEKITPQLVSIMENVATLRVPLKVNYSIGNNWDEAH, encoded by the coding sequence ATGAAAAAAATCTACCTTATTGATGTCAGCTCGATGTTCTTTCGCGCCTTCTTCGCGATCCGACAACTGACATCCCCTAAGGGCATGCCCGTTAATGCCATCTACGGTTTCATCTCCATGATCACGAAACTCATGAAAGAGGAAAAACCAGAATACATGGTTTTCTGCTACGACCGTAAAGAGCCTTCATTCAGACACGAAATGTACGATGACTACAAAGCTCACCGTACCGAAATGCCTGAAGACCTGGCTGTGCAGATTCCTTATATCAAACAATTGGCCGATATCATGGGTATCCCGGCTTTGGAAATTCCAAGCTACGAAGCCGATGACATCATTGGAACATTGACCAAGGTTGGAAAAAAGAACGGCGTCGAAGTCGTGATTGTCAGCGGAGATAAAGACTTCGGTCAGTTGATCGAAGATGGCGTGATCCTTTACGACACGATGAAAGATCATCGCTATACCTCTCAAGGTGTTTTCGAAAAATGGGGCGTGCGCCCAGATCAGTTCATCGACTACTTGGCGATCGTGGGTGATACCTCGGATAACATCCCAGGCGTTAAGGGCGTTGGTGAAAAGGGTGCAATTAAGCTTCTTGAGCAATTCAAGCACCTTGAAGACATCTACGAAAACATCGACAAAGTTGAAAGCAAAAGCGTTCGTCAAAAATTGATCGATGCCAAAGACATGGCTCTTTTGTCTAAAAAACTGGTGACCATCGCGACAGAAATTCCAGTGGATCACGATATTGAATCTTATCGCTTGAAGCCGCGTAAAGATGAAGAACTGCGCGCGTATCTGCGCGAATTCAATTTCAAAACTTTCGAAAAAAACCTGTTCGGAGATTCTTCGGCGGCACCGGCACCGGCAGCTGCAGCGCCCATGACTTCGACAGAGGTGGGTAAGGCCTATTACTCGGCTGCAGCCAAACCGGCAGCGGCTCCCGATGCTTTGGCAACTCCAATGCTTGCGGATCATCAAACCAAAGAATTCACTGAAAAGACGTTATCCACAAAAGAACTCGCAGGAATGTTTGCTGAAGGACAGCCACTATGGGGTTTTCACGATGCCCGCGGTGTCTTCATCGGGACTGATAACGATATCATCGCTGTTTCTGATTCCGAATTCCTGGGCAAATTGACCGATACCTTCAAAGTTCAATGGAAGGGCTACGATCTTAAGGATTTGTGGCACAAAATTGGAGCTAAGAATCCAAGTGCCGAATGGGATTCGATGTTGGCAGCTTATGTTTTGAAGGCTGCGGACTCGTCTGATTTTTCCAAGATCTATGAAAAACACATGGGCGAGGCGTTGCCAGAGATGGCGTCACCTTCACAGCTATACAATGCACAACTGCACCTTGCAAAAACCTTGGATAAGAAGCTTCACGAACTTCACGGTGAAAAAGTTTACCGCGAGCTGGAACTTCCGTTGGTGAAAGTGCTTTTATCCATGGAAAATCTGGGGATCCGTATCGATACGGATTTGCTCCACAACCTTAGTAAAGAACTTGAGGGCGAAATCGCCGTACTGGAAAAACAAATTCACGAACTGGCGGGAGAGAACTTCAACGTCGGAAGTCCCAAACAACTGGGCGTGATTCTGTTTGAAAAGTTAGGTCTGCCTGCAGGTAAGAAAACCAAAACTGGATACTCGACAGGGGAGGACGTACTCGAAGCCCTTGATCATCCTATCGCAAAACTGGTTTTGCAATGGCGTGAGCTTTCAAAACTAAAATCCACCTATGTGGATGCATTGCCAGTCATGGTTCAGGAAAAAGACGGACGAGTGCACACAAGTTTCAATCAGGCTTTGACGACTACGGGCCGCTTATCCAGTACATCTCCGAATTTGCAGAATATTCCGATCCGTACGCAGCGTGGTCAGTTGGTGCGTAAAGCCTTCATCGCAAATCCGCGCATGAAGCTTCTTTCGGTCGACTACTCACAAATTGAATTAAGAATTCTTGCGCACATCTCTGAAGATCCAAATCTATGTAAAGCCTTCGCTGAAGACCTGGACATCCATGCGGCGACTGCGGCAGAGATCTTTAATATTCCTTTAACTGAAGTAAATGCAGAACATCGTCGCACAGCCAAGGCTGTAAACTTCGGTATCGCCTACGGGCAGGGTGCATTCGGTTTGGCTGAAACTTTGGGTATTTCCCGTACAGAAGGAAAAGACATCATTGATCGCTATTTCACGCGCTTTAAAAACGTGCGCGATTATATCGAGGGCACGGTTAAGATCGCTCACGAAAAAGGTTACGTGGAAACACTGTTTGGTCGTCGTCGCTATATCGATGAACTTCAATCCAGCAACGCCATGCTAAAAAAATTCGGCGAGCGCGCTGCCATCAATGCCCCGATTCAGGGAACAGCCAGTGACTTGGTTAAAAAAGCCATGATCGAAGTCCACAAGACGGTGCCAGTGCGCATGCTATTGCAAGTGCATGACGAATTGATCTTCGAAGATTTCGCAGACAATTTGGAGAAAATCACTCCGCAGTTGGTAAGCATCATGGAAAACGTGGCGACACTGCGTGTGCCTCTAAAGGTAAATTACTCCATCGGCAATAACTGGGACGAAGCCCACTGA
- a CDS encoding ATP-binding cassette domain-containing protein, protein MKTTLSYIDKKLALKIAALILIQQFITAVGTFALAKAGFNIENIVQFAFWAVLAMLTHLIAPAMGYFVRPLDTTLTVAAYRQYLNEHLLSKAGSPSFWQQKDKKESFLISIGAEVEMYLAAILLVYIDVFSYALSIILSALVIGYVLDPQFIPAFIVSGAISFFAFRALQKRATTAFEEEQNAKLSLNSYLLTSWENIFFKNSPQINTYKSRLHTLLKNSLEKSKTSVRWYEGLVVILTLVSCLPVMSLIVFTLFKNQGNAPVLIALLATIPRQLTMLGTFRSIFTAVASLISFESKFKILAEGTKLSELGYCNRIKANQIQVENKNYQTTNEIKEQIENATPRRLEVRGNNGSGKSTLLLMLNEQVEESIYLPANPQFDIPNLKVGSTGQNILQHLKHIAQMNEKIILLDEWDANLDEENIEKINTLINEIAKEKVVVEVRHR, encoded by the coding sequence ATGAAAACAACACTCTCTTACATCGATAAAAAACTTGCGTTAAAAATCGCTGCTCTTATTTTGATTCAACAATTCATTACTGCTGTAGGTACATTTGCTTTGGCAAAAGCCGGCTTCAATATTGAAAACATCGTTCAATTCGCCTTCTGGGCCGTACTTGCAATGCTGACTCACCTGATAGCACCAGCCATGGGCTACTTCGTCAGACCACTCGACACGACCTTAACGGTTGCTGCTTACCGCCAATACCTGAACGAGCACCTTTTGTCCAAAGCGGGATCGCCAAGCTTCTGGCAACAAAAAGACAAAAAGGAATCATTCCTGATTTCCATCGGCGCGGAAGTAGAGATGTATCTAGCGGCAATTCTGCTTGTCTACATCGATGTTTTTTCCTATGCCTTGTCTATTATTCTAAGTGCCCTTGTAATCGGTTATGTTTTAGATCCCCAATTTATCCCAGCGTTCATAGTATCCGGTGCTATCAGCTTTTTCGCATTCAGAGCTTTGCAAAAACGCGCCACAACTGCATTCGAAGAAGAGCAGAATGCAAAACTGTCCCTGAATAGCTATTTACTAACCTCTTGGGAAAACATCTTCTTTAAGAATTCGCCACAGATCAATACCTACAAAAGCCGTCTGCATACTCTGCTGAAGAACTCACTGGAGAAGTCCAAAACATCAGTACGATGGTACGAAGGATTGGTTGTGATTCTTACTTTGGTATCTTGCCTTCCGGTGATGTCACTTATCGTGTTTACATTATTCAAGAATCAAGGGAATGCCCCTGTACTGATTGCTTTGCTGGCAACTATTCCCCGCCAACTAACCATGCTTGGAACATTCAGAAGTATTTTTACAGCTGTAGCCTCTTTGATCAGCTTTGAATCAAAATTCAAGATACTGGCAGAAGGTACAAAATTGTCTGAACTTGGCTATTGCAACCGAATTAAAGCAAACCAGATTCAGGTAGAGAACAAGAACTACCAAACAACAAATGAAATCAAAGAACAGATTGAAAACGCAACTCCCCGCAGACTTGAAGTGCGTGGCAACAACGGCAGCGGCAAATCAACTCTACTTCTAATGCTCAACGAGCAAGTCGAAGAAAGCATCTACCTGCCAGCCAATCCACAATTCGATATTCCAAATCTAAAAGTGGGCTCCACAGGACAAAACATCCTACAGCACTTGAAGCACATCGCTCAAATGAACGAGAAGATAATTCTGCTAGATGAATGGGACGCAAACCTAGACGAAGAAAATATCGAAAAGATCAACACACTCATCAACGAGATCGCCAAAGAAAAAGTAGTAGTAGAAGTCCGCCACCGCTAA
- a CDS encoding 2OG-Fe(II) oxygenase gives METTLIRYKQALKFSQPWPYYLVDNFLPLDALEKFQQTMCNSKEGFQRLPDDLWEVNFKFTPDLDLARIFLSEDFKLFLESAADAELEINQKSLVQLRYMNDSSPSMPIHTDTVEYRSLVCILYLSPNWKKENGGELLLHENEKSSSEEAHIIEPIPNRMILFFSDETNWHSVNKVKNWTRYSVMSEWIVQER, from the coding sequence ATGGAAACGACATTAATTCGATACAAACAAGCTTTGAAATTCAGTCAACCATGGCCGTACTACCTGGTGGATAATTTTCTGCCTCTCGACGCTCTGGAGAAGTTCCAACAAACGATGTGTAACTCCAAAGAAGGCTTTCAACGACTTCCGGATGATCTATGGGAGGTGAATTTTAAGTTCACTCCCGATTTGGATCTGGCACGAATTTTCCTAAGCGAAGACTTCAAACTTTTTTTGGAAAGCGCCGCTGACGCGGAACTTGAGATTAATCAAAAGAGTCTGGTTCAACTACGCTACATGAATGACTCCAGTCCATCGATGCCGATACATACAGACACTGTGGAGTATCGATCGTTGGTCTGCATTCTTTACCTTTCCCCGAACTGGAAGAAGGAAAACGGCGGAGAACTTTTACTCCACGAAAATGAAAAATCAAGCTCAGAAGAAGCCCATATCATTGAGCCAATTCCAAATAGAATGATTCTGTTCTTTTCGGATGAAACCAACTGGCACTCCGTTAACAAAGTGAAAAATTGGACCAGGTACTCTGTAATGTCAGAGTGGATTGTTCAGGAAAGATAA
- a CDS encoding flagellar basal body-associated FliL family protein: MAENENQTKVESQKPEGAPEEESSEELLSLDSLDSILEKEDPEFAKSLQTIGPDDPSNPIVIEESDLEYKLADEVKYWERQDGWRKKLVKFLPFIPRISYFIRLQHMALRLSWRKFKEQTVQFLKNLGPNLKQGIGNLIAGLKSWIGNLVTTIKGFSIVQKIGLAFLVVATGVGGVVLYKIATNRLIPAHEELFLPTLEEWADKKEIYQADQVEPFYDSTRVAQNIFSTQRIFANVRKSSQSGPNPMAALEFFVEGTDADVVVEIKDREPEVKDLFLRTVEEFTYDQLSSAEGKQMLCERLRKEINKILTKGKVRRIFFKTAVIKP; encoded by the coding sequence TTGGCAGAAAATGAAAACCAGACCAAAGTAGAGTCGCAAAAGCCTGAGGGAGCACCCGAAGAGGAGAGTTCAGAGGAACTTTTATCTTTGGATTCCTTGGATTCTATTTTGGAAAAGGAAGATCCGGAATTTGCCAAGTCGTTGCAGACGATCGGTCCGGATGATCCCTCAAATCCCATTGTCATTGAAGAATCCGATCTGGAGTACAAACTTGCTGATGAAGTGAAGTATTGGGAAAGACAGGATGGCTGGCGCAAGAAGCTGGTGAAGTTTTTGCCATTCATCCCGCGCATCAGTTACTTCATTCGCTTGCAGCACATGGCGCTGCGCCTGAGCTGGCGCAAATTCAAAGAACAGACAGTTCAGTTCTTAAAAAATCTGGGACCGAATCTGAAGCAGGGGATCGGAAATCTGATCGCTGGTTTGAAATCCTGGATTGGTAATCTGGTCACGACGATTAAAGGCTTTTCGATTGTTCAAAAGATCGGTTTGGCATTTTTAGTGGTGGCAACCGGCGTGGGCGGAGTGGTTCTTTATAAGATAGCCACCAACAGGCTGATTCCGGCACATGAAGAATTGTTTTTGCCGACACTCGAGGAGTGGGCGGATAAGAAGGAGATTTATCAGGCAGATCAAGTGGAGCCATTTTACGACTCCACTCGTGTCGCTCAGAATATTTTTAGCACGCAGCGAATTTTTGCCAACGTCAGGAAATCCTCACAGTCAGGCCCGAACCCGATGGCCGCTCTGGAGTTTTTCGTAGAGGGCACGGATGCGGATGTGGTCGTTGAGATCAAAGACCGCGAGCCTGAAGTGAAGGATTTGTTTTTAAGGACAGTTGAAGAGTTTACTTATGATCAACTGTCCTCGGCCGAAGGCAAACAGATGTTGTGCGAAAGACTTCGCAAAGAAATCAATAAGATCCTGACCAAAGGCAAAGTGCGCAGGATCTTCTTTAAAACGGCTGTGATTAAGCCTTAA
- a CDS encoding sigma 54-interacting transcriptional regulator produces the protein MNQAFLKLMGENPKTYQVSEFLTIGKDAQCQIQIHGDDVAERHFRIERREQTYYIRDLRSTQGTYVNNARIMEAILQEGDLIRAGTQELFFTFESSQTTSEFPLKSRNEVWNEELQSLRNVADTEFPVLILGPSGTGKDIIAQALHNASARKNANFLSVNCSALSETLIESELFGHVKGSFTGAISDRKGAFEAARGGTLFLDEIGDLSYSLQAKLLRALENGEIRPVGADKNIKTDVRIIAATHQSLPEKIRQGAFRSDLYFRLNVVTVTPPALVNRMEDFDDLLYTFAKKMRVRFSHGAIVRLKKHPWPGNIRELKNLVSRTAALYPREHIEEKHIEKLLDKTLLTPAEAEVSNDIPVIKEIERQMIIKRLTANRGNQRRTAADLGMPKSTLHDRLKYYNIQIDNFKA, from the coding sequence ATGAATCAAGCTTTTCTAAAACTGATGGGTGAAAACCCGAAAACTTATCAAGTCAGCGAATTTCTGACGATCGGCAAAGACGCTCAATGTCAGATCCAAATCCACGGTGACGACGTCGCCGAAAGACACTTCCGTATCGAACGCCGCGAGCAAACTTACTACATTCGCGATCTGCGCAGCACTCAAGGAACCTATGTTAACAATGCCCGTATCATGGAAGCCATCCTTCAGGAGGGCGATCTTATCCGCGCTGGCACTCAGGAACTTTTCTTTACCTTTGAATCCTCTCAAACAACTTCTGAATTCCCACTTAAAAGCCGCAACGAAGTTTGGAATGAAGAACTACAAAGTCTGCGCAATGTTGCCGACACCGAGTTTCCGGTTTTGATTCTTGGACCATCAGGCACCGGCAAAGACATTATTGCCCAAGCCTTGCACAATGCCAGCGCTCGTAAAAACGCCAATTTTCTAAGCGTGAACTGCAGTGCCTTGAGTGAAACCCTGATCGAAAGTGAATTGTTTGGTCACGTGAAGGGCAGCTTCACCGGCGCTATCTCGGACCGTAAAGGTGCCTTTGAGGCCGCTCGCGGGGGTACTTTGTTTTTGGATGAAATCGGTGATTTGTCTTATTCGCTGCAGGCAAAACTTCTGCGCGCCTTGGAAAACGGCGAAATCCGCCCCGTCGGTGCCGATAAGAATATCAAAACAGACGTGCGCATCATTGCCGCCACTCACCAAAGTCTTCCTGAAAAAATCCGTCAGGGCGCTTTCCGTTCAGATCTTTATTTCCGTCTGAATGTCGTCACCGTCACACCACCCGCGTTGGTAAACCGCATGGAGGACTTTGATGACTTGCTATATACGTTTGCGAAGAAAATGCGGGTGCGCTTTTCACACGGAGCCATTGTCCGTCTAAAAAAACATCCATGGCCGGGAAATATTCGTGAGTTAAAAAACCTGGTCAGCAGAACTGCAGCCCTTTATCCGCGCGAGCACATCGAGGAAAAACATATCGAAAAGCTGCTGGATAAAACCCTGCTGACGCCGGCGGAAGCTGAGGTCAGTAATGACATTCCCGTGATCAAGGAGATTGAAAGACAAATGATCATCAAACGTCTGACAGCGAATCGCGGCAATCAACGTCGAACAGCCGCTGACTTGGGCATGCCAAAATCGACTTTGCATGACCGCCTGAAGTACTACAATATTCAGATTGATAACTTTAAGGCTTAA
- the yihA gene encoding ribosome biogenesis GTP-binding protein YihA/YsxC: MPKQIRFIKSAVVEKDYPVHSLPEVAIAGRSNAGKSSFINGLATNKIAKVSSTPGKTRLLNFFDVAATFVLVDMPGYGFAARSGDEIRDWHKMIETYLSARESLAGLILVMDIRRSWSEDEELLRRFSETQGFPLAVVLTKADKMSRSQMLQAIAKLKKETGLTAVFGTSAIKKTGQEDVEDYIYKNWIK; encoded by the coding sequence ATGCCAAAACAGATCAGATTCATTAAAAGTGCAGTTGTCGAAAAGGACTACCCAGTCCATTCTCTTCCCGAAGTAGCCATTGCGGGCCGATCCAACGCCGGAAAAAGTTCCTTCATCAATGGTCTTGCGACCAATAAGATCGCCAAAGTCAGTTCCACGCCGGGTAAAACCCGCCTGTTGAATTTCTTTGATGTCGCGGCAACTTTTGTTTTGGTGGATATGCCAGGATATGGATTTGCGGCGCGCTCAGGTGATGAGATTCGCGACTGGCATAAAATGATCGAGACTTACCTCTCTGCTCGTGAAAGTCTGGCGGGATTGATTCTGGTAATGGATATTCGCAGATCCTGGTCCGAGGACGAAGAGCTTCTTCGTCGCTTCTCCGAAACTCAGGGCTTTCCTTTGGCCGTGGTTTTGACCAAGGCTGATAAAATGTCCCGTTCGCAAATGCTACAGGCGATTGCCAAGCTTAAAAAAGAAACCGGTTTAACTGCGGTGTTTGGAACTTCGGCGATCAAGAAAACCGGCCAGGAAGATGTCGAAGACTACATCTATAAGAACTGGATCAAATAG
- the kdsB gene encoding 3-deoxy-manno-octulosonate cytidylyltransferase, producing MKIVGVIPARFASTRFPGKPLAMLQGRPMIQWTIEGARKSKLLTELIVATDDELIKGAAEDVGAKVVMTDSHLPSGSDRIHAAIKGIDCDVVVNIQGDEPLVTGELIDRLAQVFVDEPKMDMATLAHPISEEELQNPNSVKVVMNINDEALYFSRFPMPYSRLKANEMGDYSGCLKHIGMYAYSKKFLKEFCEAPQALIERAESLEQLRALYLGAKIKVVRVKEASIGVDTPEDLEKLEKILSQRK from the coding sequence ATGAAAATCGTCGGCGTCATCCCAGCACGATTTGCCTCGACACGTTTTCCGGGAAAGCCACTGGCGATGCTGCAAGGGCGCCCCATGATTCAATGGACTATCGAAGGTGCCCGAAAATCCAAATTGCTGACTGAACTGATTGTCGCAACAGATGATGAGTTGATCAAAGGCGCTGCCGAGGACGTGGGCGCAAAGGTCGTAATGACCGACAGCCATCTTCCATCAGGCAGCGATCGTATTCATGCCGCCATCAAAGGTATCGATTGCGATGTCGTGGTTAATATTCAGGGCGACGAGCCCTTGGTGACAGGCGAACTGATTGATCGTCTGGCTCAGGTGTTTGTCGATGAACCAAAGATGGACATGGCAACATTGGCTCATCCTATTTCTGAAGAAGAATTGCAGAACCCGAACTCCGTCAAAGTCGTGATGAACATCAACGATGAAGCTTTGTACTTTAGTCGCTTTCCAATGCCTTACTCCCGCTTGAAGGCGAATGAGATGGGCGATTATTCAGGATGTCTGAAACATATCGGAATGTATGCTTACTCCAAAAAATTTCTGAAAGAGTTTTGTGAGGCTCCGCAAGCATTGATAGAGCGCGCGGAAAGTCTGGAGCAATTGCGGGCCCTTTATTTGGGCGCAAAAATCAAAGTCGTACGTGTAAAAGAAGCCAGCATCGGGGTGGATACTCCCGAGGATCTGGAAAAGTTGGAAAAAATTTTAAGTCAGAGGAAATAA